The window GCGTAATGCCTTTTTCTTCCAGGGCTTTCTGCATATTGCCAAAATCGGTAAAGCCTACCCGTACTACCAATACCGTTTCGCCATTCTCACCGGTGCCTTCACCCAGTTCTTCCAGGCCGTGGTCAATCAGTTCCAGCTCCAGGTCTTCCTGGTTCAGGCCTTCAGGCTTTAACTTGAAAACACCCATTTTCTTAAACTGGAAGCTTACGCTGCCGCTATTGCCGAGGGTACCATTGCCTTTATTGAAGATGGACTTTACGTTGGCAACCGTGCGTACGTGGTTGTCGGTAGCGGTTTCTACCAGGATGGCTATGCCATGAGGGCCATATCCTTCATACAGGATCTCCTCATAGTTCTCCATTTCCTTGCCCGATGCCCGCTTGATGGCCGCTTCCACCCGGTCTTTGGGCATGTTTACGCTCTTGGCGTTTTGCATACACCGCCGCAAGGCGGGGTTGGTATTGGGATCGGGGCCACCGGCTTTTACGGCGATGGCAATTTCTTTTCCAATACGGCTGAACTGTTTGGCCATGCGGTCCCAGCGGGCGAACATGGTAGACTTACGGACTTCAAATATGCGACCCATGATAGTTTATAGTTTCGAAGTTTCTTGTTCTGGTTTTACCCACCGTAGCCCTGGCGCCGCAGGCGGGGGTGCAAAAATAGAAAAAAAGCCCGTTCACGGGAGATGAACGGGCTTTTTATATCTATTTGAAGGCAAATTACAAAGCGAGGGCTTATTTCTTTTTAGCGATTTTGCTGCCAAAGTAAATAGCATGGAGGGCGGCAAAGATCAGCGAGAAATAGTAAATGCCGGTATCGGGCGTTATAGAAGCGTCTTTCTTTTGATCTTCCAGTGTCAGGTAATGATGCAGGAAGGCAACACCCGCCAGTACAAGCGCCAATATCAGGCCGGTCCAGCCTACCACTTTATTACTTTGTGAGGCAGTACGGGGCAGTTTGGACGATAATTCACTGTGGCGAATGCTGTAAGCCAGGTAAATATCAAAACCGATCAGCATCCACACGATCAAACGGATCCAGGTGTCCAGCGGCAGGAATACCATCATGAACAGGCAGGTAGCCACGCCGAGGAAGGGAACGATGGGCACCAGCGGGGTTTTGAAAGCGCGGGGTGCATCGGGCATGGTTTTACGCATCACCACCACCCCGATAGATACCAGGATGAAGGCAAACAAGGTACCGATACTGGTCATTTCACCTACCACGCGGGCGGGAACGAAGGCCGCAAAAAGGCTCACGAACAGCATGAACAACAGGTTGTTCTTGGCAGGTGTGCGGAATTTTTTATGTACATCAGAGAATACGCCGGGCAACAGGCCGTCTTTACTCATACTGAAGAATACGCGGCTTTGGCCCATGAGCATCACCAGGATTACAGAAGCATAACCCGCCAGGATGGCTACCACGATGGCGCGGTTCAGCCAGGGATAGTCGGGGTGTATCACGCCGGCTGCATCGGTTGTACCCATGTGATCAATAGCTACGGCTACCGGGGCAATACCATCCTGACCTTTGAAGGTCTGGTAGTTGGTAACGCCGGTCATTACGTGGGCGAACAATATATATAATACGGTACAGATGGCCAGTGAACCGAGGATACCAATAGGCATGTGTTTCCGGGGGTTCTTGGCTTCCTGTGCCGCCGTACTCACCGCATCAAAGCCGATGTAGGCAAAGAACACAATGGCGGCTGCACGGATGATACCGCTGAAACCAAATTCGCCAAACTTGCCGGTATTCTCCGGGATGTAGGGCGTATAGTTGTCGTTGTTAATGTATTGCCAGCCCAGGAAGATGAAGATCAATACCACGGTTACTTTCAGGGCAACGATGACGGCATTGACGGTGGCGCTTTCCTTGGTACCCTTGATCAGCAGGGAGCTCATCAATACCACAATGAATACAGCAGGGAGGTTGATCACGCCGCCATCCCAGGGTCCTGTAACCAGGGCCGCCGGCAGGTGGATGTCAAAGCCTTCGAGGAATTTCACCAGGTACCGGCTCCAACTGATACTTACGGTAGCAGCGCCCACGGCATATTCCAGTACCAGGTCCCATCCGATGATCCAGGCAATAAATTCACCCATGGTAGCATAACTATAGGTATAGGCGCTACCGGCTACCGGGATCATAGAAGCAAATTCTGCATAACATAAACCGGCAAAGGCGCAACCCGCTGCCGCTACAATGAAAGAGATGGTGATGGCCGGACCTGCCTGGTTAGCAGCCGCACCACCGGTGATGGAGAAAAGACCAGCGCCGATGATAGCGCCAATACCGAGTGCGATCAGTGCACCGGCGCCAAGGGTTCTCTTAAGGGTGTGGCCTCCGGTATCCTGCGCTTCGGCTAGTAAGGACCCGAGGGGTTTCTTAACGAACAAACTCATACAGTTGGTTATAGTTTATAATGTGACCAATAAAATAAATAAAGGCGGAAAGATAAGGATTTATTAATCACAATTTTTTTAAAATGGGCCAGTGGCGGGCTTTATCACCATATATGGTTATATGCAATACTCCGGTTTTACAGGCCATTGTTTTTTAGCGATATACCTTATATTGCAGGCTATTATTTATAGGAAACGCTCATTCGTTTCAAAGCCTCACCATATACTACATTATGAATAAACGCAGGATTGGGATTCTTGTATTGCTGCTGCTTAGCCTTGTAGCAGTTCTTTATTTCCTCCACTTTTATAACATTGCTCCCATTCCCAAAGCCATATTACAGGCAGCCCATTGGCTGTTCATCGCCAGTCTTATCTTATTTGCCATTGCCAGGCGGTCGCTTACTACCTGGATACTGGTCAGCATGGTGATAGGAATAGGGATCGGGTTGGATTTTCCTGCATTTGCTCAAAATCTCCGGTTTCTCAGCCAGATTTTCCTGCGTATGGTCAAAACCATTATTGCACCCATCCTGTTTGCCACCCTGGTAGTAGGTATTGCGGGCCATTCAAACCTGAAGCAGGTAGGGCGGATGGGGTGGAAATCTATTCTGTATTTCGAGATTGTAACCACCCTGGCCCTGGCCATTGGATTGATCGCTATAAACATTTCACAGGCTGGTGTGGGCATTACCATACCGGAAGGCTTTAACCAGGAGTTGCCCGAAACAAAGCCGCAATCATGGCAGGAAGTCATCCTGCATATCTTCCCCGAGAATTTTGTAAAATCTGTTTATAATGGCGATGTTTTGCCCATTGTAGTATTCAGTGTAATTTTTGGTATTTCACTGGCCCTGCTCACAGAAGAGAAACGCAAACCTTTGTTGAAGTTCTCTGAAAGCCTGGCAGAAACCATGTTTAAGTTCACCAATATTATTATGCACTTTGCGCCATTTGGGGTGGGGGCAGCCATTGCTGTTACGGTAGGTCACCTGGGGATAGGGGTCCTTGCCTCTTTATTAAAATTACTGATCACCTTATATGTAGCCTTATTTGTCTTCCTCGTTGTTGTGTTGTTCACTATTGCATCCATTATACGCATTCCCATCAAACAATTTATAAAGGCCATTTCAGAACCGGTTTCCATTGCCTTTGCCACTACCAGTTCTGAATCCGCTTTGCCAATCGCCATGGAAAATATGGAGAAGTTTGGTGTGCCGCGCAAAATTGTGTCGTTCGTGCTACCTACAGGGTACACATTTAACCTGGATGGCACTACTTTATATTTATCGCTGGCTTCCGTATTTGTGGCGCAGGCGGCCGGCATACATATGAGTATTGGTCAACAGGCGATGATGGGACTAACGCTCATGTTAACCAGCAAAGGAGTGGCAGGCGTACCCAGGGCTTCATTGGTTATCCTGTTGGGAACGGCGGCTTCTTTCGGATTACCGTTATGGCCTATTATGGCTATTTTGGGAATTGATGAACTGATGGATATGGCCAGGACATCGGTAAATGTGATCGGTAATACCCTGGCCAGTTGCGTCATTGCACGGTGGGAAGGCGAATTTGATGATGAAAAGGCAATGGCATTTAAAGCTGATTAACCTAAACGCTAATACCTTAATACTTTTAAGCACGTAGTATGAGTTTGCTGGACATGATCTTACTGGATTTTCACTGGAAGCAGTTATTAAACCCTCAGTTCTATATAGAGAATGGTGGCTTGTGGTTATTGCTGTTCGTGGTATTTGCTGAAACCGGATTATTTGCCGGCTTTTTTTTACCGGGCGATTCCCTCCTGTTTGTAGCAGGCATCTATGCCCATGAAGGGGAAGGCGGTAAGCCGGGTATTACGAATGAATTATTACAATTGGTGGGCCTGGGTCATGTACGCAATGAATGGCTGGACCTCATCCTGCTGTGGCTGCTTATTTCGTTCATGGGTATACTGGGCAATATGGTGGGCTACTGGACCGGCCGTAAGATCGGGCCGGCCATGTACCATTGGAAAGATAACATGCTATTCAAGAAACACTACCTGCACCAGGCGCATGATTTTTATGAAAAGAGAGGGGGGAGCGCCATTGTAATAGCCCGTTTCCTGCCCATCATCCGCACTTTTGCCCCCATTGTGGCTGGTATTGTGCAAATGGATAGAAAGAAATTTACCTATTATAATATAGTAGGCTGCCTGGCCTGGGTATTCAGTATGCTCTTTGCCGGCCACTTCCTGCAAAAATGGATCCTGTCGCAGTTTGGATTTGACCTGAAACAGCACCTGGAGGTCATTGTAATTAGTATTATACTGGTGACTACGGCGCCGGTACTCTTCAAAATATTCTTTGGAAAAAGAAAGGCCGGCGAAGAAAAGCTGCCGCCTACTAACGAAACAACGCCCGAATAGCCTATGCAACAGAAACCTGCTTCTGTTTTTAACATTGCTGTCATTGTAGCTGCCCTTGGATATTTCGTAGACATTTATGATCTGCTTCTGTTTACCATTGTACGCGAACCTAGTCTGGCAGGTCTGGGTGTAGACCTGACAAATACCAAGATGGTCCTTGCCGCCAGTACCAAGATCATCAACTGGCAAATGGTGGGGTTACTCATCGGCGGTATTGTATGGGGTATTATGGGTGATAAAAAGGGACGCCTGAGCGTATTATTCGGTTCCATCCTGTTGTATTCTGTTGCCAACTTTCTTACCGGGTATGTAAAGGATACCGACCAATATGCCTGGGCGCGTTTTGTAGCAGGTCTTGGCCTGGCAGGGGAACTGGGCGCCGGTATTACCCTCGTTAGTGAATTACTGCCTAAAAATAAAAGAGGTATTGGTACCTCACTGGTAGCCGGTATTGGTTTGTTTGGCGCCGTATTCGCTTATTTTACGTTCCAGTTTACCGATCAGGACTGGCGTCTTTGCTATAAAATAGGTGGCGGCCTGGGCATCGTGCTGTTAGTGCTCCGCATCAGCGTAGCTGAAAGCGGCATGTTCAAGGCTGTAAAATCACAGGAACATGTACAAAAGGGCAACCTGTTCATGTTCTTCACCAATGGCGAACGTTTCCGGAAATACATCCTTGCCATCCTCATTGGGTTGCCTACCTGGTATGTCATTGGCATATTGGTGAACCTCAGCAACCGGTTTGCTACTGAGTTTTATGGTAAAAACAACATAGAATCAGGCCGGGCCATCATGTTTGCCTATGCAGCTATTGCCATAGGCGATATCCTGGTGGGGCTCGTCAGCCAATACTTTAAAAGCAGGAAGAAAGCACTGTACCTGTTCTACTTTTTCTCCATTGTATCGGGTATCTATTTCTTCAGCGGCAATATCAAAAATGATGCGACTATGTATGCGGCCTGTGCGGCGCTGGGCTTCAGCACCGGCTTCTGGGCCATCTTTGTAACCATGGGCGCCGAACAGTTTGGCACCAACCTGCGGGCTACTGCCGCCACCACCATACCCAATATGGTGCGGGGGGCGCTGCCACTGATCAATATCATGTTCAAAGATGTATTCCAGGACTCCTGGAAATGGGGATTTATTTACAGTGCGGTTGTAACCGGCATTATTGTGATGGTCATTTCACTGGTTGCCGCTTATTTTACCCAGGAAACTTTTCATAAGGACCTGAATTATGTGGAGAAATAGGAAGCCTTAACTTCGCGGGCATGAAATTTCTCATCATCCGTTTTTCCTCCATTGGTGATATCGTATTGACCACACCGGTTGTGCGATGCCTGAAAAAACAGGTGTTGACGGCTGAGGTGCATTACCTCACCAAACCTTCCTATGGCGCCATTGTAAATACCAACCCCTATATCGATAAGGTGCATTACCTGCAGGATGATTTTGAGGCCATGATCGCCTCCCTGCGGGAAGAAGATTTTGATTATGTGATCGACCTGCACCATAACCTGCGCACGCTGAAGGTAAAGCGGGCATTGGGCAAGCAATCCTTTTCCTTCAATAAGCTCAACATCCCCAAATGGCTGCTCACCAATTTTAAGATCAACCGCCTGCCGGAGGTACATATTGTAGACCGCTACCTCGATACCCTGCAGTCCTTCGGCATCCGCAACGACGGCGCCGGGCTGGATTATTTTATTCCTGAGCAGGACAAGGTACAGGAAAGCGATATTCCCACTGCCCACCATGCAGGTTATATTGGGGTGGTGATCGGTGCAGCGCTCAATACCAAAAAGTACCCGCTGGAAAAACTGAAGGCGTTTTGCGCTTCCCTACAGCATCCCATCATTTTACTGGGCGGTAAGGAGGATGTGGCAGATGGAGAAGCTATTGCTGCAACCGACCCGGTGAAGATCTACAATGCCTGCGGCAAGTTCAACCTGCATGAATCGGCCGACCTGGTCAGGCGCGCCAAACTGATCGTTACCAATGATACCGGGTTAATGCATATTGCTGCGGCTTTTAACAAGCCCATTATCTCTCTTTGGGGCAATACCGTGCCTGAATTTGGTATGTACCCTTACATGCGGCAACAATCGTACGATATCATGGAGATCAAAAACCTGTCCTGCCGCCCCTGTTCCAAAATAGGTTACAACAAATGCCCGAAAGGACATTTTAAATGTATGCAACTGATCACGCCGGAAGCGGTGCTGGATAAAGTAAATGAAAGACTGGGAAGAAAAGGCATAGTGAATGGTCAATAGTGAATTCAATATCAACATTAAAAATCAATCATGTCAGAAAGAATATATCCCTACCAACAGTTATTCAAATTTACCAAAGCAGTGTTTGAGCAGATCGGTTGTTCTGCGGCAGATGCTGATATCGCTACCAAAGTATTGTTGTCGGCCGACCTGCGGGGGGTGGATTCCCATGGCGTGGCCCGCCTGAGCGGGTATGTACGCCTGTGGGAAGCCAAACGCGCCAATACAAACCCCCATGTGCATATCATCCATGAAACCCCCTCCACTGCGGTGGTGGATGGTGATGGCGGACTGGGCCTGGTGGTAGCGCCTTTTGCTATGCAGGTAGCTATTGACAAAGCCAAACAGGTGGGTACCGGCTGGGTGAGCGTACAGAACAGCAATCATTTTGGCATAGCAGGCTACCATGCCATGATGGCCCTGGAACAGGAT of the Paraflavitalea devenefica genome contains:
- a CDS encoding YebC/PmpR family DNA-binding transcriptional regulator; the encoded protein is MGRIFEVRKSTMFARWDRMAKQFSRIGKEIAIAVKAGGPDPNTNPALRRCMQNAKSVNMPKDRVEAAIKRASGKEMENYEEILYEGYGPHGIAILVETATDNHVRTVANVKSIFNKGNGTLGNSGSVSFQFKKMGVFKLKPEGLNQEDLELELIDHGLEELGEGTGENGETVLVVRVGFTDFGNMQKALEEKGITPISAEVEWIPGTPVELGEEQAQEVLKLVDKLEQDDDVQKVFHNLA
- a CDS encoding amino acid permease, producing the protein MSLFVKKPLGSLLAEAQDTGGHTLKRTLGAGALIALGIGAIIGAGLFSITGGAAANQAGPAITISFIVAAAGCAFAGLCYAEFASMIPVAGSAYTYSYATMGEFIAWIIGWDLVLEYAVGAATVSISWSRYLVKFLEGFDIHLPAALVTGPWDGGVINLPAVFIVVLMSSLLIKGTKESATVNAVIVALKVTVVLIFIFLGWQYINNDNYTPYIPENTGKFGEFGFSGIIRAAAIVFFAYIGFDAVSTAAQEAKNPRKHMPIGILGSLAICTVLYILFAHVMTGVTNYQTFKGQDGIAPVAVAIDHMGTTDAAGVIHPDYPWLNRAIVVAILAGYASVILVMLMGQSRVFFSMSKDGLLPGVFSDVHKKFRTPAKNNLLFMLFVSLFAAFVPARVVGEMTSIGTLFAFILVSIGVVVMRKTMPDAPRAFKTPLVPIVPFLGVATCLFMMVFLPLDTWIRLIVWMLIGFDIYLAYSIRHSELSSKLPRTASQSNKVVGWTGLILALVLAGVAFLHHYLTLEDQKKDASITPDTGIYYFSLIFAALHAIYFGSKIAKKK
- a CDS encoding dicarboxylate/amino acid:cation symporter; amino-acid sequence: MNKRRIGILVLLLLSLVAVLYFLHFYNIAPIPKAILQAAHWLFIASLILFAIARRSLTTWILVSMVIGIGIGLDFPAFAQNLRFLSQIFLRMVKTIIAPILFATLVVGIAGHSNLKQVGRMGWKSILYFEIVTTLALAIGLIAINISQAGVGITIPEGFNQELPETKPQSWQEVILHIFPENFVKSVYNGDVLPIVVFSVIFGISLALLTEEKRKPLLKFSESLAETMFKFTNIIMHFAPFGVGAAIAVTVGHLGIGVLASLLKLLITLYVALFVFLVVVLFTIASIIRIPIKQFIKAISEPVSIAFATTSSESALPIAMENMEKFGVPRKIVSFVLPTGYTFNLDGTTLYLSLASVFVAQAAGIHMSIGQQAMMGLTLMLTSKGVAGVPRASLVILLGTAASFGLPLWPIMAILGIDELMDMARTSVNVIGNTLASCVIARWEGEFDDEKAMAFKAD
- a CDS encoding DedA family protein encodes the protein MSLLDMILLDFHWKQLLNPQFYIENGGLWLLLFVVFAETGLFAGFFLPGDSLLFVAGIYAHEGEGGKPGITNELLQLVGLGHVRNEWLDLILLWLLISFMGILGNMVGYWTGRKIGPAMYHWKDNMLFKKHYLHQAHDFYEKRGGSAIVIARFLPIIRTFAPIVAGIVQMDRKKFTYYNIVGCLAWVFSMLFAGHFLQKWILSQFGFDLKQHLEVIVISIILVTTAPVLFKIFFGKRKAGEEKLPPTNETTPE
- a CDS encoding MFS transporter, whose product is MQQKPASVFNIAVIVAALGYFVDIYDLLLFTIVREPSLAGLGVDLTNTKMVLAASTKIINWQMVGLLIGGIVWGIMGDKKGRLSVLFGSILLYSVANFLTGYVKDTDQYAWARFVAGLGLAGELGAGITLVSELLPKNKRGIGTSLVAGIGLFGAVFAYFTFQFTDQDWRLCYKIGGGLGIVLLVLRISVAESGMFKAVKSQEHVQKGNLFMFFTNGERFRKYILAILIGLPTWYVIGILVNLSNRFATEFYGKNNIESGRAIMFAYAAIAIGDILVGLVSQYFKSRKKALYLFYFFSIVSGIYFFSGNIKNDATMYAACAALGFSTGFWAIFVTMGAEQFGTNLRATAATTIPNMVRGALPLINIMFKDVFQDSWKWGFIYSAVVTGIIVMVISLVAAYFTQETFHKDLNYVEK
- a CDS encoding glycosyltransferase family 9 protein produces the protein MKFLIIRFSSIGDIVLTTPVVRCLKKQVLTAEVHYLTKPSYGAIVNTNPYIDKVHYLQDDFEAMIASLREEDFDYVIDLHHNLRTLKVKRALGKQSFSFNKLNIPKWLLTNFKINRLPEVHIVDRYLDTLQSFGIRNDGAGLDYFIPEQDKVQESDIPTAHHAGYIGVVIGAALNTKKYPLEKLKAFCASLQHPIILLGGKEDVADGEAIAATDPVKIYNACGKFNLHESADLVRRAKLIVTNDTGLMHIAAAFNKPIISLWGNTVPEFGMYPYMRQQSYDIMEIKNLSCRPCSKIGYNKCPKGHFKCMQLITPEAVLDKVNERLGRKGIVNGQ